In Phycisphaerales bacterium, the sequence CGCCCAAGGTACGACAGCACCAGCGTCGCGATCGACATCACCACGATCACCCCCAGCGCCAGCGAAAGGTTGAACGCCACGCGCCTTCGCACCGACCGCGCCAGCCGCACCGCCCAGGGCACCGTCCTCAGGTTGTCCGAGAGCAGCACGATGTCCGCCGACTCGAGCGCCGCCGCCGTCCCGATCGCCCCGATCCCGATCGACACGCTCGCCGCCGCCAGCGCCGGCGCGTCGTTCACGCCATCCCCGATCACACCGACCGACCCGTGCTCGCGCTGCATCGTCTCCACGATCCGCAGTTTGTCCTCGGGCAATAACTCCGCGTCCACGAGGTCGATCCCCAGCCGCGACGCCACCCGCGACGCCGTCTCCCGGTGATCCCCCGTCAGCATCCGCACCGGCCGAACCCCCATCGCATGCAACTCCTCGATCATCTCCCCCGCCCCCTCGCGCACGGCATCCGCCATGATGACCACCGCCGCCTCCCCGCTCCCCCCCCCGCTCCCTTCCGCGCCACCCCGCGTCACCACCACCGCGATGTGCCCCCGCGCCCGCACACGCGACAGCACCTCGTCGACCCGTGCCCGGAAGCACTCGGGGATCGACTCGCGCACAAACGCGGCGCTCCCCAGTCGCACCTCAACGCCCCCATGAACACCGCGCAGCCCCTTCGCCGTCGTGTGGTCCACGCGATCGAACACCACCGGCGCGATCCCGCGCATCGCCGCGCTCTCACGCACCGCCACCGCGATCGGGTGCGTCGAATCCGCCTCCAGACCCGCCGCCAGCGCCAGCAACTCCTTCCCATCCGACCACCCCACCGGATGCACCTCATACACCCGGGGCCGCCCCACCGTCAGTGTCCCCGTCTTGTCGAAGCACACCGCTTTCATCCCGCTCAGCCGCTCGATCGACTGCCCGCCCTTGAACAGCACGCCCCCACGCGCGCCGCGAGCGATCCCCGCCAGCGTCGCCGTCGGCGTCGCGATCACCAGCGCACACGGCGACGCCACAATCAAGAGCGTGATCGCCGTCGTCGCCGCCTCCGTCCAACTCTGGCCCACCCCATACCGCCACACCAGCACCACCAGCGCCGACACCACCAGCACGCCCACGGCATACGGCTCGTTCACCCGATCGATCACCCGCTGCACCGGCTCTCGCTGCTCCCGGGCCGTCGTCACCAGATTGAGAATCTTCTGCAGGCTCGACTCCGACACCCCCCGCAGCACCCTCGCCTCCAGGGGATCATCCGTGTTGATTGTCCCCGCGTACAACTCATCCCCCTCTACCACGTGCCGCGGCATCGCCTCCCCCGTCATCGCGCTCTGATCCATCGACGACTCGCCCTGCACCACCACACAATCCGCCGGCACGCGCTCCCCAGGCCGAACCTTCACCCGCTCCCCCGCCACAAGCGTCTGCGCGTCCACCTCCACCCACGCCCCATCGCGCAGCACCATCGCCCCCTTGGGCATCAGCGTGTGCAACGACTCGATCTCGCGCTGCGTCCGCGCCATCGCGAGATCCTCGAGCGCCCCCGACAGCACGAACAGAAAGAGCAGGAGCGCCCCTTCTTCGGGGTGCCCGATATACGCCGCCAGCCCCGCCGCCACCACCATCAATACATCAATATCCACCTTCCTCGACCGGATCGCGTGCCACGCCGCCCGTCCGCCGAAGACCATCCCGATCAACAGACTCGTCCAGTACAACCCCTCGCCGACGCGCGCCAACGCGCCCACATGCGTCAGCACATACCCCGCGCCCAGCAGAACCCCCGCCGCAATCGCCGCGCGCAACTCACCCTTTGGTGTGAACATCCCCGACGCCACACGCCCCGCCCCGCGCCGCTCGTTGGTGATGTCCACCTCGGGCCGTCCGCCTGTATCACCCGGCACTCGCGACATCACGCCGCTCATCGCATCGCCGTGTCCATCAGCCGTCGCTCCGACGCCGACGATCCCTCCACCGGCGTGTCCTTCACCAATCCGTCGATGATCGTGTCCACCGACACCTGGTCCGCCTCGGCATTGAAGTTCGTCATCAAGCGATGGCGCAGCACGGGCCTCACGATCGACCGGATGTGATCCACCGTCACGTGCCCGTCGCCACGAATCGCCGCCAGCGCCTGCCCGGCCCGCACCAAAAACTCGCTCGCCCGAGGTCCCGCACCCCACGCCACATAGTCGTGCACCAACTTCGGCCTCACGCGCCCGCCGTCCATCGCCTCCTTCACGCGCGTCGCCCGAACCAGCCGCAACGAGTACTCGATCACATGGTCCGGCACAGGAATCTCGCGCACGCACTGCTGGATCCGCCGAATCCCCAACTCGTCCAGCACCGCCTCCACAGGCGCCGACGACCGCGCCGACGACCGCCGCACGATCTCCAACTCCTCCGCCGCCGACGGATACCGGATGTCGATCTCGAACATGAACCGGTCCAACTGCGCCTCAGGAAGCGGATACGTCCCCTCCTGATCGATCGGGTTCTGCGTCGCCAGCACGAAGAACGGCGAGGGCAACTCGTGCCGTATGCCGCCCACCGTCACCTGACGCTCCTGCATCGCCTCAAGGAGCGCCGCCTGCGTCTTCGGGGGCGTGCGGTTGATCTCGTCCGCCAAGATCACGTTCGCGAACACCGGCCCGTGCACAAACCGCAACTCCCGATGCCCCGTCGACTTGTCCTCCTGGATCACCTCCGTCCCCGTGATGTCGCTCGGCATCAGGTCGGGCGTGAACTGGATCCGCGAGAACTTCAACGACAGCGTCCTCGCGATCGTCGAGATCAAGAGCGTCTTCGCCAGCCCAGGCACGCCCACCACCACCGCGTGCCCCCGGCAGAAGACCGCCATCAGCATCTGGTCGATCACGTCGTCCTGGCCCACGATCGTCTTGTGGATCTCCGTCTTCAGTCTCGCATACGCCTCGCGCACCTCGTGCGTCGTCGCGGCACCAGGAACAGACGGAATCTGGGAATCGCTCACGCCGGGCCTCCAATGCCGTTCGGTGCCCCCGCCACGCCCGTGACTCCGAGCACAACCAGGCGGCACACACAGATTCTAACGTCGGCATTCCGCCGCCGCGCATCGAGCCTTGCCGACCGCATTCCACCCCCAAAAACACACCCCGGCGCTCCAGAAGCGCCAGGGCGGTGCTAGGGGTCCTTCGTCTCTCACCGGCCCACGTCAGATGGGATCGCCCGGACGGTGCACAATCTCGTGCCCCTCCACGCCCATCATCTCCAGGATCTCCTCGGGGATCTCGTCGCTGAGCCCCTCCAACTCGATCTCAAATCGCTCACCATTGGTGTCCACGCCACCGACTCGTTGCCGTGCCTTCGGGGACGTCGGCCCGGGCGCGGGCTTCACACGCCGCTCCTCGAGCCGCAATCCATCCATCTCCCGGGGCGTCAACTCGCGCTTCTCGCCATCGGGCCCGATGATGAACCCGCGACGCTCCACCCGCACCTCCGGAGCCGAACCACGCGGCACCACCAAGGCCCTTCCCGGACCTTCACGATCCGGACCAGCCCGCATCACGCGCTCCTTCTTCGAGATCGCGTCAAGTTTCTTCTCAAGCCTTGCGATCTCCGCGTGGAGCGACGTGATCTTCGCCACGATCTCCTGCCGGGCCGCGTCCATCTCGCGCGATTCGGCCCGCTCCACCCGGCCAACCCCAGGCCAGCCAGTCTGTCCCGGCCGAGCCTCCAGTTCCATTCGCCTCCCGTCGGGACCGATCACAATCTGCTTCTTGAGCGTCTTCACCCGTGGCTTCCCAATGAACACGCCCTTGTCTCCCTCACGCAAGGAGAACATCTCAGGCTCAACACCCTTGAGCCGATCCACGAGCACATCAAGATCCGCGACCTCGCCGTCGAATGTCTCCACGAACTCTCCGAGCCGATCGGCATACAGGCGAACAAATGGATTCGTTTCTCTCTCGTCACCCTCCGCCCTCCCGCCATGCCGGAACACACGAACCTGCGGCTCACCAACCTCCCCCAGCATCAGCACGTTCCCCGAATCGTCCGTCCACGTCTCATCCGGCGGGCACGCCATCGCCGACCCCACGCCGATCGCCATCACGCCCACGAGTCCGCTCATCACCTTCTTCATCGCGTACTCCTTGTCATCTCTGGCGTCAGCCAGTCGGACACGCGCCGGCTCAGGGGTCAACGCCACACACGCCCGCCAGAGGCGGACGACACCATCCTGATGGTCGGTCCCGCCGAATCCCGTCACTCCGCCCACCATTTTTCCATTCCCCGTTACAAAGAGCCTTTTCAAAAAGCGGAACGGGCCGTATGGGGGTGGCATGCGGCCCGCTCCTTCGGAACATCCGTGGTCTCGCCAGCACAGCAGCGTGTCCTACTCCCGCGCGCCCTTCTTCTCCTGCTCGGCAAGCCGCTTCTCGATCGACGCCATCCGCTTCTCCAGCCGCTCCATCTGATCCGCGAGCCGGTCCAAAGAGCCCGCGAGCCGATTCGAGTCGTCCGCGACCATCCCCTCCGCGCCCGCCGCCGGCGCCGGAGCACGCATCACAAACACATCGCCATTCGGCCCGAGCAAGCGACGCATCGACTCGCTCATCTCGTCGCCAAACTCCGACCAGTCGGGACCCTTCTCCAAACTCTCGACGAGTTTCTGTCGCGCCTCTTCAAGAGCCTTCTTCGCCGCCTCGATCGTCTCGCCGGACTTGTTCCTTAGCGTGTCAAGGCTCTGGCTCTTCTTGATCTCCTCCATCGCCCGGTCCAGCGCCCTGAGTTGCTCATCGAACCACGCGCGATCCTTCCCCTCCGTCTTCGCCGAGAGCCTCGGCCTCGCCGGATTGAACTCCTTGGTCCACAACTTGTCGCGCGAGTACGCCTCAAGCCGCACCGTCAGGACTTTCGACTCTTCCCCACGAAGGACCCTCAGCGAAACATCATCCCCGGCGTCCTTCCCCTGAAGGATCTCCCGCATCTCCCCCTGGCTCGCCACACGCTGTCCGTCCACTGCCACCACCACGTCGCCGACCTTGAGCCCCGCCTTCGACGCCGGCAGCCCTTCCAGCACGCTGTCCACCACCACGCCCTCGCCCTCCGCCGGGTCACTCATCGTGATCCCCAGCATCGCCTTGGGCGGCTTCACCATCGCCAACTGATCCAGCGGCATCCAGTTCCCCTCGCCGCCGCGAGCCCCACCCGACATCCCGCCCGCAAAGGGCGCCGCGCCTCCCAATCGATCTAACCCCGCCACAACAGAAAACGACGCGATCTCCGCCCCGGATTCATCCAGAATCCGAACCCGATCGCCCTCGCGCTTGATCCGATCCGCGGGCACGGCCTTCCCATCCACCGTCGCCGTCGTCACGCCATCCTCGATCTTCAGCGTGACCTTCTTCCCGTTGATGTCCTGCACGAACATCATGCTCGAGCGCGACATCGAGTCACGCGACGACTCGCGCGCACCATCCCGTGCACCATGCAGCGGCTGATCGAACCCGCCCGACAACTTCGGCCCGCCGCTCGTGCCGCCCGCGGGCTCGCCCGCAGCCATCGCCATTCCCGCAGCGATTCCCACCGCCAACATCGCTGCCATCGCCTTCGACTTTATGCTCGTGTCCACCATCGCGCTCATCGAGATACTCCTTCGTCTTCCTTCGGCGTTCGTCCCAGCGTCTTTCACGCCTCACCCCGACCCCGCCATGGTGCGTTCAAACTGTCTCGTTCCGAATCCGATCCAACCACCACTCGCCCGTCCCTAGAGCGGCTGTTTCAGCGTGTCCAACCGCTTCGCCGAAGCCGGAGCCGTGTACCCCGCCGCCTCCAGCATCCCAGGCGCGATCGGCACGGGCAGCCGATGCCCCGCCTCGTCCCGAGAAAACCGGTACAGGTCATTCACCCGAGCCGACTCCACGATCTGCCGCACGAACACCACCCTATACCCCTCGTCCGTCGGCGTGCCATACACCAGCACCTTCGTCGGCATCTCCCCAAGCACCGTCCCCTCGTGCTGACCCTTCGACAGATACAAGTCCCGCGCCTGGTCCGCCGACACGCTCGTGTCCGTCGACAACCGATGGATCATCTCCGTCGGCGTAAGGCCCGCGGTCACCACTCCTCCCCCAGGCGACACCCCCGGCGTCCGATTCATCACCCCATTCGCCGCATACAGCGCCAGCCCGGCCGCCGCGACCCACCCCGTCCACGATGTCCAGCGCCGGCCCGCGGCCGAACCGCCACTCGCGTGCAACGCGTCCAACGGCAACTCGATCCCATCCGCTGCGGCGATCTCGCGACCCACCTGCTCGCTCAACAGCGCGTGGTCCCGCTGCGCCATCGCCACATCGCGCCACGTTGTCGGCTCCGCTGCCGCCGCGGCCTCCAGCGCCGCCCAGTCCGAGGCCGACGCCGCCCCATCCACCACTCGACTGATCAGAATGTCCACAGACTCGTTCATGATTCGCTTCGCTTCCCGTTCCACCCCAACCACCACACCATCCACTTCGACCGACCTACCCATCCTCGTGGGGCAGGCGGCCCGCCTGCCTCTACTTCCTCCTACTCCACGCTCATCCCGATGCGCCTGAAACCGAACTCCGTCACCACTCACCCCTCTCCCGCACCCAGTTTCTCGGACGCCGCCAACTCGCGCAACTGCCGTCGTGCCCGCGCAATCCGAGTCTCCACCGTCGTCTCGGGCAGTCCCAGAATCCGCCCGATCTCCCGGTACGACAGACCCTGCACCGCCTTCAAAAGCAACGGCTCGCGATACCCCTCCGCCAACTGCTGCGACAACTCCATCAATCGCCGACCCACCTGCTCATCCGCCAAGCGCTCCGGCGGCGGCGTCTGATCTGCGGTCAACCCCGTCGTCACTCCAGGACGGACCGTCTCGTCGTTCGCCGTCCCCGCGCTCTGACCCCGATGCTTCCCAGGCCGCGCCGCCGCCCTCGCCGCGTTCACCGCCACCGTCCGAAGCCACGGCCGGATCGCCGACGGATCGCGGATCTCCCCCACCTTCCGTACCAGCGACATCGCGACCTCTTGCAACAGGTCGTCCACATCCGCCCAACGCGGCTTGTGCGCCAACAGAATCGCCGCCACCCACCGCCGATGCTGACCCCACACCGCCTCCAACGCGCGGGCATCCCCCGCCACCGCCGCGGCAGCATGGATCTCCATCGACCCATCGCCTCCCAGCGACGCCGACTCACCCTCCGACGACATGTCCGGCTCACTTCGTCGTTTCACAGGCCTGTTCCGTCCCCATCAGGATGCCCCGCCCTCCAACCTCCGTCACCTCAACATTCCTTCGCCCTCATCCCCGCAAAATAACGCGCCAGTTCCAACCAAAACACGAATACGATCCGCCCTCACCAACCGTTCATACCTGCACCCAGAACCCATTCCTTATCGGCATCCCAAGCCCCACGCGACCTCCACCTTCTGCCCATGCCCCCCGCCACACGCACCAACTCCATGACCCTCGGCGAGCACCTCAATGAACTCCGCCGTCGTCTCATAGTCTCCATCCTCGGCCTCATCCCCATCCTCATCCTCGCGATGGTCTTTGGCCAGAAACTCCTCGCCCTCCTCCTCGCCCCTGCCCAGGAGGCCCTCCGCGAGCACAACTTCCCCGGCGCCCTCCAGACCACCAGCCCCCTCGAACTCTTCTTCACCTACTTCAACGTCAGCCTCATCGCCGCCGTCGTCGTCGGCAGCCCCTGGCTCCTCTTCCAACTCTGGCTCTTCGTCTCTCCAGGCCTCCACCACCACGAGCGCCGATACGTCTACTTCCTCATCCCTCTCTCCACCGCCCTCACCGCTCTGGGCATCCTCTTCCTCTTCAAGGTCATCCTCCCCTTTGCCATGACCTTCTTCGTCACCTTCGGCTCCGACATGGGCGCACGACACGCCACTACCGCCCCGCTCCCGCCCGGCATCGTCCTCCCCTCTATCCCCATCCTCGACGCCGATCCACCCGACCCACAGCCCGGCCAGCAATGGATCAACCGCCCCCTCACCGCCCTCCGCATCGCCTCCACAACCTCCGACGCCAAACCCGAGATCTACTCCGTCCCCCTCACACGCGAGGTCGGTGTCGTCCAGCAGTACCGTGTCGCCGAGTACATCCGACTCCTCCTCATGCTCTCCCTCGCCTTCGCCCTGGGGTTCCAACTCCCCGTCGTCATCCTCCTCCTCGGCTGGGCGCGCCTCATCAACATCGCGGCACTCAAGAAATACCGAAAGTACGCCCTCTTCGCCTGCGCCATCGTCGCCGCCTTCATCACGCCCGGCGATCCCACCTCCATGATCGCCATGTGGATCCCCCTCTATCTCCTCTACGAACTCGGCATCGCCCTCCTCCGCTTCTTCCCCGCCCACAAAGTCGCGGGCAAACCCGCACCCATCGACCGCATGCTCACCGCCGAACCCGAAGACATCCGCGAAAAATCAGACGCCGCCGACGAATAGCCGTGTCCGTTCCTACCCACCCTCGTGGCACAGGCGACTCGCCTGTGTCCTACTTCTCTTCTACATCTTCCATTTTCAAAGCCCCACAAACACCCTCTCCATGTCCCTCCTCTCCCGAATCTTCTCGCGACATTCCACCCCACCGCCCTCGCCGCGCCCGTCTCTCCCACCCACCGACACCGATCGCGCCATGATGGCCCGCGCCCTCACCCTCGCCCGCCACGCCGCGGCCCAGGGCGAGGTCCCCGTCGGCGCCATCCTCTACCAAACCTCAACATCCACCATCCTCGCCGAAGGCTTCAACCAGCGCGAAATGGACCATGATCCCTCCGCCCACGCCGAGCATCTCGCCATCGTCGCCGCCGCCAAAGCACAGCACGACTGGCGCCTCGAGGACACCACCCTCGTCGTCACCCTCGAGCCCTGCGCCATGTGCGCCGGCCTCATCGTCAACGCCCGCATCCCGCGCCTCGTCTTCGGCACGCGCGACCCCAAGGCCGGCATGGTCCGGTCCCTCGCCACCCTCTGCGACGACCCGCGCCTCAATCACCGCGCCGCCATCATCGAGGGCGTCATGCAGGACGAGTGCGCCAAAGTCCTCAGCGACTTCTTCCGCGCCCTTCGTGCCCGTCCACGATCGTCCTGAACAAGAACTTCGCCACCTCGCGCATGTACAACTCGCGATTGTCCAGTTTCGCGAACCCGTGCCCCTCATCGGGGAAGTACAACTCCACAGGCTCAAGCCCCCGACGCCGCAGCCCCACCGCCAACTGCATCGCCTCGCCCACAGGCACCCGCGGATCGTTCAGACCGTGCGCGATCATCATCGGCACGTTGATCTTGTCGATCTTGTGGATCGACGACACCGACTCCAGAAACTC encodes:
- a CDS encoding heavy metal translocating P-type ATPase, producing the protein MSGVMSRVPGDTGGRPEVDITNERRGAGRVASGMFTPKGELRAAIAAGVLLGAGYVLTHVGALARVGEGLYWTSLLIGMVFGGRAAWHAIRSRKVDIDVLMVVAAGLAAYIGHPEEGALLLFLFVLSGALEDLAMARTQREIESLHTLMPKGAMVLRDGAWVEVDAQTLVAGERVKVRPGERVPADCVVVQGESSMDQSAMTGEAMPRHVVEGDELYAGTINTDDPLEARVLRGVSESSLQKILNLVTTAREQREPVQRVIDRVNEPYAVGVLVVSALVVLVWRYGVGQSWTEAATTAITLLIVASPCALVIATPTATLAGIARGARGGVLFKGGQSIERLSGMKAVCFDKTGTLTVGRPRVYEVHPVGWSDGKELLALAAGLEADSTHPIAVAVRESAAMRGIAPVVFDRVDHTTAKGLRGVHGGVEVRLGSAAFVRESIPECFRARVDEVLSRVRARGHIAVVVTRGGAEGSGGGSGEAAVVIMADAVREGAGEMIEELHAMGVRPVRMLTGDHRETASRVASRLGIDLVDAELLPEDKLRIVETMQREHGSVGVIGDGVNDAPALAAASVSIGIGAIGTAAALESADIVLLSDNLRTVPWAVRLARSVRRRVAFNLSLALGVIVVMSIATLVLSYLGRPIDVGWGVVAHEGGTLAVVLNSLWLLRFPGLGRAIACGRGMAAGKPAGNAVLVGAR
- a CDS encoding AAA family ATPase encodes the protein MLMAVFCRGHAVVVGVPGLAKTLLISTIARTLSLKFSRIQFTPDLMPSDITGTEVIQEDKSTGHRELRFVHGPVFANVILADEINRTPPKTQAALLEAMQERQVTVGGIRHELPSPFFVLATQNPIDQEGTYPLPEAQLDRFMFEIDIRYPSAAEELEIVRRSSARSSAPVEAVLDELGIRRIQQCVREIPVPDHVIEYSLRLVRATRVKEAMDGGRVRPKLVHDYVAWGAGPRASEFLVRAGQALAAIRGDGHVTVDHIRSIVRPVLRHRLMTNFNAEADQVSVDTIIDGLVKDTPVEGSSASERRLMDTAMR
- a CDS encoding PDZ domain-containing protein, with translation MSAMVDTSIKSKAMAAMLAVGIAAGMAMAAGEPAGGTSGGPKLSGGFDQPLHGARDGARESSRDSMSRSSMMFVQDINGKKVTLKIEDGVTTATVDGKAVPADRIKREGDRVRILDESGAEIASFSVVAGLDRLGGAAPFAGGMSGGARGGEGNWMPLDQLAMVKPPKAMLGITMSDPAEGEGVVVDSVLEGLPASKAGLKVGDVVVAVDGQRVASQGEMREILQGKDAGDDVSLRVLRGEESKVLTVRLEAYSRDKLWTKEFNPARPRLSAKTEGKDRAWFDEQLRALDRAMEEIKKSQSLDTLRNKSGETIEAAKKALEEARQKLVESLEKGPDWSEFGDEMSESMRRLLGPNGDVFVMRAPAPAAGAEGMVADDSNRLAGSLDRLADQMERLEKRMASIEKRLAEQEKKGARE
- a CDS encoding sigma-70 family RNA polymerase sigma factor, coding for MKRRSEPDMSSEGESASLGGDGSMEIHAAAAVAGDARALEAVWGQHRRWVAAILLAHKPRWADVDDLLQEVAMSLVRKVGEIRDPSAIRPWLRTVAVNAARAAARPGKHRGQSAGTANDETVRPGVTTGLTADQTPPPERLADEQVGRRLMELSQQLAEGYREPLLLKAVQGLSYREIGRILGLPETTVETRIARARRQLRELAASEKLGAGEG
- a CDS encoding preprotein translocase subunit TatC; this encodes MPPATRTNSMTLGEHLNELRRRLIVSILGLIPILILAMVFGQKLLALLLAPAQEALREHNFPGALQTTSPLELFFTYFNVSLIAAVVVGSPWLLFQLWLFVSPGLHHHERRYVYFLIPLSTALTALGILFLFKVILPFAMTFFVTFGSDMGARHATTAPLPPGIVLPSIPILDADPPDPQPGQQWINRPLTALRIASTTSDAKPEIYSVPLTREVGVVQQYRVAEYIRLLLMLSLAFALGFQLPVVILLLGWARLINIAALKKYRKYALFACAIVAAFITPGDPTSMIAMWIPLYLLYELGIALLRFFPAHKVAGKPAPIDRMLTAEPEDIREKSDAADE
- a CDS encoding nucleoside deaminase; translated protein: MARALTLARHAAAQGEVPVGAILYQTSTSTILAEGFNQREMDHDPSAHAEHLAIVAAAKAQHDWRLEDTTLVVTLEPCAMCAGLIVNARIPRLVFGTRDPKAGMVRSLATLCDDPRLNHRAAIIEGVMQDECAKVLSDFFRALRARPRSS